ATGAACCTGTCCCCTTTTTTACCGAGAGTATTTTCATATCAACGCTTAACCGTATTTCTAATTTCAATATTTCAAAGCTATCTAAAAACAAAGTCAAGGGTAGCTTGGTCTTTATATCGGCTGTAAACTTAAAGTTGGTGCGTGCGGAATATTGCAAAGTTAGGACTTGAAGGTCAGCTACTTATAAATAGGTGAACCCTGCCAAAGGCTATTTAACCATCGGAATAGTTTCGCTCATTAAATGGACACCCTGAATGGCCAAAACTTCCAAACAACACAGAGTATATTCTAAAGGAGTTAGAGTTAGCGAAATAGTTTAGGAGCAATGAAGTCATTTTTTGCCAAAGTTTAGATCTTAACTTAAAAAGGTGAGTAAATACGAATATATAACTGATGGTGATTTGCATGGGTTAAATGTTAAAATTATAGAAATAAGAAAAATGATTAGCGCCATTATTAAAAACTAACCACTAATCACTGACTTGTTATGATATGCTGAATAGTTACGAAATATTTACTTCTTACTTTCATCATTATGAATGCAAATATAAATGAGGTTTTCCTTTCAATTCAAGGAGAAGGGCTTTTGCTGGGGAAAAGGCAAATTTTTATTAGATTTTCTGGATGCAATTTAAGGTGTGATTTTTGTGATACAAAATATGCACAAAATAAAGCAAAAGAATGCGTTGTATTTGATGAAAAAATAAAAAACCCAATATCTCCTTCCCTTCTTCACAATATAATTAGAAAAAAAGCACCCTTTCATTCCATTAGCCTTACAGGTGGAGAACCCCTTTTACAAGCAGATTTTATAAAGGAATTTCTTTATTTTAAGGAATATTTTGTCTATCTTGATACAAATGGCTCTCTTCCGGATGAATTTGAAAAAATAAAGGGGCTAATTGACCTTGTTTCTATGGATATAAAACTTCCATCGTCAACAAAAGAAAAGCCCCTTTGGAAAGAGCATAAAAAATTTCTTAAAAAGATAAGTAATGGCTTTGTAAAGATGGTTATTACCAACGAGACAAGCAAAGATGATTTTTTGGAGGGGATAGGAATAATAAAAGATACAGACTTTAAAATCCCTCTTGTTATCCAGCCAGATGGAAATGTAGCCTTTGACAGGCTTTTTTCTTTTCAAAAGATGGCATTAGAAAGGCTTTCTGATGTTAGAATAATCCCTCAAATTCATAAAATATTAGGGATAAGGTGAAAAGATATTGACAGGGTAGCAGTTTTTAAGGTAAAATTTTATTGTGAAGAAAAAGGGAAGGCAGGTTATATCATTGGCGTGTTCTAATTGTAAGGAAAGGAATTATTCTACAATGAAGAATAAAAAAACGCAAACACAGAAGCTTGAACTTAAAAAATATTGTAGAATTTGTAGGGTTCACACCCTACATAAAGAGACAAAATAGGCTCGTGGCTCAACTGGCTAGAGCACCGGTCTCCAAAACCGGGGGTTGCGGGTTCAAGTCCTGCCGGGCCTGGGTAGAATATAAAGGTTAAGGATAAATTAAAATTTAAGGAGAAAACAGGAATTGGAGTAAAGGACCAAGAAGAGATTTTGTTAGGCTATGAAGGAGCAAAGCGACAGAATAGCCCTAGAAAATCCGAAGTTCACAAGTCCTGCCGGGCCGGAAGTAGTTTTTAGTTTTGAATTTTAAGTTTTGAGTTTTTATGTATCCAATAAAAGAGCGAACAAAATTTTGGTATGAAAGAGGAAGGGCTTTCTTGAAAGAGGTCTGGATAGAAACAAACCCCAAAACAGGAAAGGTTTCCTGGCCAGGAAAAAAGGCAATAATAGGCTCAACAATTGCTGTTTTAATTTCGGTTGTTATCTTTAGTTTATATTTAGGAATTGTTGATTATATCTCATTAAATATAATGATGTTTTTAATAAAGTGAGGTGATGAAATGAGCGAATGGTATGCTATCCATACATACTCTGGACAAGAGAATGCTACAAGAACCAATATCGTAAATAGGCTTAAAGCATTAGGAGGGGAAGAAAGGGTTTCTAAGATAATTATTCCAACAGAAGAGGTTTCAGAGATAAGGGGTGGAAAGAAAAAGATAACAACAAGGAAGGTGTTTCCAGGCTATATCTTTCTTGAGATGGACCTGGATGACAATATTTGGCATATTGTAAGGTATACACCCGGTGTATTTGGCTTTGTTGGAACAAAAGCAAAGCCTGTAGCCTTAAAAAAAGAAGAGGTAGATGCAATCTTTAGAAAGATAGAAGAGGGAACAGCCACAGTTCAGCCAAAGGTTATCTTTAAACCACAAGAGAGTGTAAGGGTTATAGATGGACCATTTGCGAATTTTATGGGTGTTATAAGGGATGTTGATCTAAAGAGGGAGCGTCTTCATATAATGGTAAATATTTTAGGAAGACAAACCCCTCTTGAGCTAGAATTTTACCAAGTAGAGAGGTTATAAAAAATGGCAAAGGTAGTAAAGAAAATAAAGCTTCAGATACCAGCAGGAAAGGCAAATCCAGCCCCTCCAATAGGTCCTGCATTAGGTCAGGCTGGAATAAACATTATGGAATTCTGCAAAGCCTTTAATGAGAAGACAGGGAACATGGAAGAGGGATTGATTATTCCCGTTATTATTTCTGTCCTTGAGAATAAAAAATTCACATTTGACCTAAAAACGCCACCTGCTTCTGTGCTACTAAAAAAAGCAATAGGCTTGGAAAAAGGCTCTGATAATCCAAATAGAAAGAAGGTAGGAAAAATTACGAGGGAAAAGATCGAAGAAATAGCAAAAAAAAAGATGGCTGACCTTAATGCAACAAGCATGGAAGGTGCAACAAAGCAGGTAATTGGAACAGCACGAAGTATGGGGATAGAGATAGAATAGAAGATAGGTATTTTGATTTTATAGTATGTGTTTAGATGTCCTATATTTAGGTACAAAGTAAATAAATCCTCATCCCCAATGACAAACAAATTCCAATGACCAAATCCCAATGACAAACAAAATCCCAAATCCCAATGACCAATGACAAACAAAATCCCAATGTCCAAATCCCAATGACAAATTCCATATTGATTGGACATTTGGATTTGGAAATTGGACATTACCCCACAAGGGGTATATTGGACATTGAATCATTGGACATTTATTGGACATTTGGATTTGGAAATTGGACATTTTTAGTTCGTGCTTTAGATTTAAAATTTGAGCTAAACACGTACATTTTATATAATATTTTTTGCTTTTATCTTAAGTTTTGCTGTCAAAGCTTAAGTTAAGCACTAAAAAGCATTTTAATTAACTCTGTTCCTTGGGCAAGGAAAATACCATTCTTTGCCTCTTTTTCATTAAAGCAATTTCCTTTTCCCTTTTCCAATTTTCCTTTTTCCCATATAACAAATGGTGTTGGATCTGATGTATGTGTTCCAAGGGATATAGGTGTAAGATGGTCTGATATTAAAAGAATTCTTACATCACTAGCTAAATTAGAAAGGATAAATCCCAATATCTTCTCATCAATCTCCTCAATTGCCTTTATCTTTTGCTCTAAATCCTTATTGTGTCCTGCTTCATCTGGTGCTTCTATGTGGATAAAGACAAGGTCATTATCTTCTAATGCAGAAAGTCCATATTTTGCTTTATTCAAATAATTTGTATCAAAATAGCCTGTTGCTCCAGGAACATCTATTGGTTTTAATCCTGCCAATATACCTAGCCCCTTAACAAGGTCAACAGCAGAGATAACAGAACCCTTGATGTTAAATTTTTCTGTTATCTTTGGAATGTCCATCTTAATACCACCACCCCAGAGCCATATCATATTTCCATATTCCCTTCCCCTTAAAATATCCCTTGATGCCTCCATAAGGCCTGTAAGGATTGGAGCTTCGCTACCAGAAGGAAAATGTAATAGATAATCTTCTCCTGTAATATTATGTGGCGGTGTACAGGTAATGTTAAAGGGATTAGGGATTAGGAAAGAGGAAAGAACAAGAAGGTGTCTATAACTTACCCCTGGATAAAATTTTATTTCCTCCCTCCCCAATTCTTTATCTACAAGCCTTATAATTTCAGATGCCTCGTCTGTTTTTATATGGCCTGCACTAAAATCCTTCATTATTCCATTCTTTACTGTAACAAGATTGCACCTAAAAGCAACCTCATCTTCTTTTAAAAAAACACCCATACTTGCTGCTTCTAAAGGTGCCCTTCCCTTATAATAAACCCTTGGGTCATATCCTAATAAAGAAAGGCAAGCAACATCAGAGCCAGCTGGCATATCTTCTGGAATGGTTCTTGTTGTCCCAATTATTCCTTCTTTTGCTAACCTATCCATATTTG
Above is a genomic segment from bacterium containing:
- the rpmG gene encoding 50S ribosomal protein L33, which codes for MKKKGRQVISLACSNCKERNYSTMKNKKTQTQKLELKKYCRICRVHTLHKETK
- the rplK gene encoding 50S ribosomal protein L11, giving the protein MAKVVKKIKLQIPAGKANPAPPIGPALGQAGINIMEFCKAFNEKTGNMEEGLIIPVIISVLENKKFTFDLKTPPASVLLKKAIGLEKGSDNPNRKKVGKITREKIEEIAKKKMADLNATSMEGATKQVIGTARSMGIEIE
- a CDS encoding 7-carboxy-7-deazaguanine synthase QueE, producing the protein MNANINEVFLSIQGEGLLLGKRQIFIRFSGCNLRCDFCDTKYAQNKAKECVVFDEKIKNPISPSLLHNIIRKKAPFHSISLTGGEPLLQADFIKEFLYFKEYFVYLDTNGSLPDEFEKIKGLIDLVSMDIKLPSSTKEKPLWKEHKKFLKKISNGFVKMVITNETSKDDFLEGIGIIKDTDFKIPLVIQPDGNVAFDRLFSFQKMALERLSDVRIIPQIHKILGIR
- a CDS encoding cofactor-independent phosphoglycerate mutase; this translates as MKYLIIVPDGMADYPIEGKTALEMAYTPNMDRLAKEGIIGTTRTIPEDMPAGSDVACLSLLGYDPRVYYKGRAPLEAASMGVFLKEDEVAFRCNLVTVKNGIMKDFSAGHIKTDEASEIIRLVDKELGREEIKFYPGVSYRHLLVLSSFLIPNPFNITCTPPHNITGEDYLLHFPSGSEAPILTGLMEASRDILRGREYGNMIWLWGGGIKMDIPKITEKFNIKGSVISAVDLVKGLGILAGLKPIDVPGATGYFDTNYLNKAKYGLSALEDNDLVFIHIEAPDEAGHNKDLEQKIKAIEEIDEKILGFILSNLASDVRILLISDHLTPISLGTHTSDPTPFVIWEKGKLEKGKGNCFNEKEAKNGIFLAQGTELIKMLFSA
- the secE gene encoding preprotein translocase subunit SecE, with the protein product MYPIKERTKFWYERGRAFLKEVWIETNPKTGKVSWPGKKAIIGSTIAVLISVVIFSLYLGIVDYISLNIMMFLIK
- the nusG gene encoding transcription termination/antitermination protein NusG; this encodes MSEWYAIHTYSGQENATRTNIVNRLKALGGEERVSKIIIPTEEVSEIRGGKKKITTRKVFPGYIFLEMDLDDNIWHIVRYTPGVFGFVGTKAKPVALKKEEVDAIFRKIEEGTATVQPKVIFKPQESVRVIDGPFANFMGVIRDVDLKRERLHIMVNILGRQTPLELEFYQVERL